CGGCGATGGCTGCCTGAAGCTGAGCTGGTTCCACCCCATGTGCGGTACCGGCAGTTTTTCGCCCCCCTCGGTCATACCGTCGGGAAAGCGGACCACCCTGCCGGGAATCACCTCCAACCCCTTGTGCAGACCGAACTCCTCACTCTCCGAGAACAGGAGCTGCAACCCCAGACAGATTCCCAGAAAAGGACGCCCCTCGGCGATCACCTGCAGGATCGGCTCAACGAAGCCCCCCTGCTCCAGGTTGCGGATACAATCACGGAAAGCCCCCACACCGGGCAATACCACCCGCTCCGCAGCCAGAATCCGGGCCGGGTCCGCAGTAACCAGCGCCTCGTAGCCAACTTTCTCGAATCCCTTCTGGACCGAGCGCAGGTTACCCATGCCATAATCGATAATTGCAATCATTTAATACCGTGCTTGATCAGGTGGGGCGCATAGCGCTTGTCCTCACCCTTGATATGGTTGGTCAGCCAGTCCTGCAGAAAATCGATAACGCTCTGGGTCAGTACCGCCTGTCCTCCCTCGAACTGCCCCTTCAGCTCCAGCACCTGGTTCACCAGCTTGGCGTGCAACTGTTTATGGCCTGCCTCCTGGGGATAACCGGTGGTGCGGAAGGCGTTCTCCTCGTGGGCGAAGTGGGAGCCGGTGTAGTCGATCAGGCGGTTCAGAATCTGGCCGATGGCCTCCTTGCTCCGCTTCTGCTGCATGGCGTCGTGCAGCTCGTTGACCATGTTGAACAGGACCTTGTGCTGCTCGTCGATGCTGCGAATACCGGTCTCGAAGCTGCTGTCCCATTCCAGGGCGTTGGAAAGGCGGAACCGTCCCACCAGCTTGTGCAGCTCGTCAACCTGCTCGGCCAGTTTCTGGGTGGCCACGGTGGTGCTGCGGGCATTGTCCACGTTGCTCTGCACCACGTCGGTGATCATCTGGATATTCTGGGTGATCTCGCTGGTGGTGGCGGTCTGCTCCTCGGCGGCGGTGGCCACCTGGCTGATCTGCAGCGACAGCTCACTGATCTTGTTGAGGATATCCTCCAACGCCTCACCGGAGCTGGTGGTGGATTCCGTGCCCCGCTTGACCTGCTCCACACCGGCGCTCATGGAGCTGACCGCTGTCTGGGTTTCGGCCTGAATGGTCTTGATCATGCCGCTGATTTCCTTGGTGGCCTTGGTGGTCCGCTCCGCCAGGGCGCGCACCTCGTCGGCAACCACGGCAAAACCGCGTCCCATCTCCCCGGCCCGGGCCGCTTCGATGGCGGCGTTCAGGGCCAGCAGGTTGGTCTGGTCGGCAATATCCTCGATGGTGCCCACAATGGCGCCGATCTGGTCGGAACGGGAGCCCAGGGCTTCCACTGTGGCTGAAGAAGAGACCACCAGTTGGGCGATATTCTCCATGACCTTCACACTGTCGCTGACAATGCGGGCGCCGGCCGTGGTCTGCTCAGAAGCAACATGAGCATTTTCGGCGGCATAGAGGCAGTTGCGGGCAATATCGCTGGAGGTGGCGGACATCTCCTCGCTGGCAGTGGCGATGGTGCCGGCCTGCATGGCCACATCCTCGGCAGCGGCAGTCATGGAGGCGGTGGTATTGCCCACCAGGGCAACCGAGTCCCGAACCAGGTCGGCAACGGAGAAAAACTGGCGCATGGCCCTGTTGATGTCGCCCATCATGGCGTTGAAGGCGGTGCCCAGGCGGGCGATTTCACCGATACCGTCGGGCGTCACCTTGGCCGACAGATCGCCGCTTGCTGCCTTTTCCATGGCGGCAACCAGCTTCTCAAGCGGCTTGAAGGCGCTCTGACAGAGCAGCCAGAGCACCATGGAGGACCCCGCCAGCAGTGCGATGCCGACCGCCAGGGCAACAAGGGCGCCCATCGGTGCCAGGATGGTCATCAGGATAACCGTCAGCACGACAACAACAGCATTTCCCAGAACAACCCGTGCCGTAAAATTCATACGCTGCCACCTCCCAAAAGGTTAGGTTGGAGGAATCTATGCAGAAAGCCTGGAGAAGTCGGCGATCTTACCGAAAAGCCGATTGATGGCGGTCAGAAGCGCCAGCCGGTTGCCGCGGACATCCTGGTCGTCGGCCATGACCATGACGGCATCAAAGAAACCGTCAATGGCCCACTTGATGGCGGCGATCTCGGTCAGCGCCTCCAGATAAGCCCCTTTGCCGGTTTCGGCGTCCACCTTGACCTTGGCCTCCTGGAACGCCTTGTACAGGGTATGCTCGGCTTCGTCCTGGAACTTGTCCGGCAACACCGGGGCATCAACCCCGTCCTTGACGATATTGCAGACCCGTTTGAAGGCAGCGGTCAGGCTCTGGTAGTCGTCCCGCAGCCGGAACGTCGAAAGAGCCGTGATACGGGCCGCCACGTCCGCCAAGTCGTCGAAGCCGGCCGCCACCGCCGCATCCACCACATCGGCCGGATACTGCTCGGCCAGCAGGTTGATGAAACGGCCCCGGAAGAACTCGATGATGTCGCCATGTACTTCTTCGTACTTCCGGGTCATCCGGGTGGCAAGGGACTGGAGCGCCTCGGTGACAAAGGCCGACAGGGAGAAACGATACCCCCTGTCGAGAACAATATTGATGATGCCGATGGCGGCACGGCGCAGGGCATAGGGGTCTGCCGAGCCGGTGGGGATCAGCCCCACGCTGAAACAGCCGCAGATGCTGTCCAGCTTGTCGGCAATGGAGACAAACGCCCCCACATCGGAAGCCGGCAGGTCGCCGCCGGCCTGGGTCGGCAGATAATGCTCGGCAATGGCGTTGGCCACCTCCGGATCGATCCCTTCCAGCAGGGCGTACTCACGCCCCATGATCCCCTGCACTTCGGGGAACTCGCCCACCATGCCGGAGACCAGGTCGGCCTTACAGAGGTAGGCGGCTTCATGAACCTTGCCGACGACGGCCGGGTTGAGCTGACGGGCCAGGCTCCCGGCAAGACGGCGGAACCGCTCCATCTTCTCGTAGGAGGTCCCCAGTTTCTGCTGGTAGATGACCGACTTCAGCGACTCGACCCGGGTGGCCAGCTTCACCTTCTGATCCTCTTCAAAGAAGAAGCGCGCGTCGGAGAGGCGGGCCCGCAGCACCCGCTCGTTCCCCTTGACCACCACCGACGGGTCTTCGGCCACGGTGTTGGGGATGGTGATGAAATAGGGAAGCAGCTTCCCCTGCTCGTCAACCACCGAGAAGTAGCGTTGATGGGAACGCATGGAGGTGATCAGCACCTCCTTGGGAACCACCAGAAACTCGGCCGGAATGGTCCCCACAATGGCGCTGGGGTACTCCACCAGATAGGTTACTTCGTCCAGCAGCGCCTCGTCCGGCAGCAGCTGGCCGCCGGTACCCTTGGCCGCCCGGTGGGTCTCCCGGCGGATGGTTTCCTTGCGCCGTTCCTGGTCCACGATCACGAAGTGTCGCTCGCACTCCTCCTGATAATGGGCGAAGTCCCGTACCGGAAACGTCTGATTGGCCATGAAGCGGTGGCCGCGGGAGATGTTGCCGCTCTGGATCGGCCCGAAGGCAAAGGGGATCACACTGCCGTCGAACAGGGCCACGATCCAGTGCACCGGCCGGGCGAAGCGGACATCCAGGTCGGCCCAGCGCATGGACTTTTTGAACGGAATGGTGGCGATCAGCCGGGGCAGCAGTTCGGCCAGCAGCTCATGGGTGGGGCGGCCGCTCTCCTTTTTGGTGACGGCCAGGTACTCGCCTTTGTCGGTGTCGACCACCTGCAGTTCGGCAACCGTGACCCCCTGGCCCCGGGCAAACCCTTCCGCAGCCTTGGTCGGTTTCCCCTCGGCGTCGAAGGCGGCCTTTTTCGAGGGGCCCATGGCGGTAATCTCGGCATCGGGCTGCAGGGCCGGCAGCCCCTGTACCACCAGGGTCAGCCGGCGCGGGGTGCCCAGCGTCCTGATCCCGCTGAACTCCAGACGGGCCGCAGCCAGTTCTTTGCGGATCATCTCTTCCATGGCCGAGAGCGCCTTGGGGACAAAACCGGCCGGAATCTCCTCCGCGCCGATCTCAAGCAGCAGTTCCCTGGACATGCCTTAGTTCCCCCCTTTCAGCAGCGGATAGCCCAGCCGTTCCCGTTGCTGAACGTAGGCTTCGGCACAGAGCTTCGCCACGTTGCGGACCCGGCCGATGTACGAGGCGCGCTCGGTCACCGAGATGGCGCCGCGGGCATCCAGCAAGTTGAAGGTATGGGAACATTTCATGACAAAATCATAGGCCGGGAATACCAAGCCTTTTTCAGCCAGGCGGATACATTCCTGTTCATAGTTGGTAAACGACTCCAGGAGCAGCGCCACATTGGCCTCTTCGAAGTTGTAGGTGGAAAACTCCACCTCGGTCTGGTGATGGATATCGCCGTACTTGACCCCCTTCACCCACTCCAGGTCGTAGACGTTGTCCACCCCCTGCAGGTACATGGCGATCCGCTCGCAGCCGTAGGTGATCTCCCCGGCAACCGGCTTGAGGTCGATGCCGCCGGCCTGCTGAAAATAGGTGAACTGCGTGATCTCCATGCCGTCCAGCCAGACCTCCCAGCCCAGCCCCCAGGCCCCCAGGGTGGGGGATTCCCAGTCATCCTCCACGAAGCGGATATCATGCTGGCTCGGATTGATGCCAAAGGCCCGCAGGCTGTCCAGGTAGAGATCCAGGATATTGGTGGGGGACGGCTTCATGATCACCTGGAACTGATAGTAGTGCTGCAGCCGGTTGGGATTCTCACCGTAGCGGCCGTCCGTCGGACGCCGGGAGGGCTCCACGTAGGCGACGTTCCAGGGCTCGGGCCCGAGAACCCGCAAGAAGGTGGCGGGATTGAAGGTACCGGCGCCCTTTTCGGTATCGTAGGGCTGCTGGATCACGCAGCCCTGCTTGGCCCAGTACCCCTGCAGGGAAAGAATCAGATCCTGAAACGTCACGGCACGACCTCCGGCAGGATGGAGTGAAAAAGAAGATCAAAGGGGCATACGATAGCAGGCCGCAGCCACAGGGGTCAAGGGGCAAGAGGACTGCCCCGGTTCTTTTTGAAGGCACGGGCTCCGATTGTTCGTACTTTTCCGTTGACATTGATCCGCGGTTTGTGATTATGCTGAAACGCTGCCTACGCAGCTATTGCCCTCGTTGGCCTTCATACCTGTGTCTGACTCCCATTAGAAAAAACTGCTTAATCCAAATTTATAGGCTGTAGATGTGCTGTTTCACATATCCCGCGCAACCAGAGGTATCCTTTCCTGATATCAGTGCCGTCGCAGCCGTCCCCGTCCGCACCGGACCGGCTTGAAACCATCCCCGCAACCTAATCCCACCAGCAGGAGAATGTCGTCGTGAATTTACAGGAATTGAAAGGCAAGAAGATCAGTGAACTGAACACCATTGCTCGTGATCTGAACATCGAGGGTGCATCGGGTCTGCGCAAGCAGGATCTGATCTTTGCCATTCTCAATGCCCAGACGGAACAGAACGGCTCCATCTACGGCGAGGGTGTCCTGGAAATCCTGCAGGACGGCTTCGGCTTCCTGCGGGCCACCGACTACAACTACCTGCCCGGTCCCGACGACATCTACGTTTCTCCCAGCCAGATTCGCCGCTTCAACCTGCGCACCGGCGACACCGTGGCCGGCCAGATCCGTCCTCCCAAGGAGGGAGAACGCTACTTTGCCCTGCTGAAGGTGGAAAGCCTCAACTACGAACCCCCCGAGGCGGCCCGCGACAAGACCCTGTTCGACAACCTGACCCCGCTCTATCCCGAAGAAAAACTGAAGCTGGAAACAGCACCGGACAACTACGGCATGCGGGTCATGGAGCTGGTTTCCCCCATCGGCAAGGGACAACGGGGCCTGATCGTGGCCCCTCCCCGCACCGGCAAGACCATGCTGATCCAGAGCATCGCCAACTCCATCGCCGAAAACCATCCGGAAGTCTACCTGATCGTACTGCTGATCGACGAGCGCCCGGAAGAGGTGACCGACATGCAGCGCTCGGTCAAGGGCGAAGTAGTCTCCTCCACCTTTGACGAGCCAGCCACCCGTCACGTCCAAGTGGCGGAAATGGTTATCGAGAAGGCCAAGCGCCTGGTTGAGCATAAAAAGGATGTGGTCATCCTGCTGGATTCCATCACCCGCCTGGCCCGGGCCTACAACACCGTGCTCCCCCCCTCCGGCAAGATCCTCACCGGCGGGGTGGACGCCAACGCCCTGCAGAAACCGAAGCGGTTCTTCGGCGCCGCCCGCAACATCGAGGAAGGGGGGTCGCTGACCATCATCGCCACTGCCCTGGTGGACACCGGCAGCAAGATGGACGAGGTGATCTTCGAAGAGTTCAAGGGAACCGGCAACATGGAAGTCCATCTTGACCGCCGCCTGGTGGAAAAGCGGACCTTCCCGGCCATCGACATCAACAAGTCCGGTACCCGCAAGGAAGAACTGCTGATCGAGCGCAGCGCCCTGAACCGGATCTGGATCCTGCGCAAGGTGTTGCACCCGATGAACGTGGTGGACAGCATGGAGTTCCTGCTGGACAAGCTCTCCGAGACCAAAACCAACCAGGAGTTCCTGGACGCCATGAGCAAGGGGTAAAAAAGCGCTTGTCAGGCGACGGCGTAATCCGATACAGTAACGGACTGAATACAACACGGCTTTATAAACGAGCTGTCTGAACGAGGAGGTAGTACCCGATGAAAGAAGGAATCCACCCGGCTTACAATGAAATCACCGTCAAGTGCGCCTGTGGCAACAGCTTTGAAACCCGTTCCACCCGCAAGGAGATTTTCACCGAAATCTGCTCCGCCTGCCATCCCTTCTTCACCGGCAAGCAGAAACTGGTGGACACCGCCGGCCGCGTCGAGCGGTTCAAGAAGCGTTACGGCAAGGCTTAGCACGGTTGTACGGCATGTCCGGGGGGATGCATCCTTTGCAGGTGCAGCCCCCTTTTTGCATCCTGGGGGGTTCCGATGAACATCGAACTGCTGCAATTCACCCCTGAGCCGGAGCGGACCGTTGCTCTGGCCGCACGGCTCTGCTATTCGCCGTCGGGGATGAACGAGCTGCTGGAGCGGGTCAGCTCCGACGACATTACCGCTTTCATCAACAAGATCATGACGATGGGGCACCATTCCGTGCTGGAACATGCGGCCTTCACCTTCGGAATCGAAGGCATTTCGCGGGTCACCAGCCACCAGCTGGTGCGTCACCGGCTCGCTTCCTACTCGCAGCAGTCGCAGCGTTACGTGTCTCACGCGGAACGGTTCGACACTGTCATGCCTCCCTCCATTGCGGCCGACGGGGAGGCGAAACGAATCTTCGACTTCACCGTAGGAGTGGTGCACCAAGCCTATAAACAGCTCACCGAAATGGGGATCGCCGCGGAGGATGCGCGGTATCTGCTGCCCAATGCGACGGAGACCAAGATCATTGTAACCATGAACGCCCGGGAACTGCTGCACTTCTTTGCCTTGCGCTGCTGTGAGCGGGCGCAATGGGAAATCCGCGCCATGGCGGTCGGCATGCTGAAGCTGGTCAAACAGGTGGCGCCGGTCATTTTCCGGGACGCCGGGCCGGGCTGCCTGGCCGGTCCCTGCCCCGAAGGTGATTTCTGCTGCGGCCGGACTTCGGACGTACGCAAACAGTTCAGGAGTCTCATTTAAATGGAAAAAATCAACATCGGCGGCCAGGCGGTCCTGGAAGGGGTCATGATGCGCGCTCCCCGGGCCATGGCCATTGCCGTCCGTCGCCCCAGCGGCGAGATCGTGATCAAGCGGGAAGCGATGCCCCCGCTGTCCGAGCGCTATCCGATCGTTAAACTGCCGATTTTGCGCGGCGCCGTGGCGTTGTTCACCTCCCTGGTGCTGGGAATCAAGGCCCTGAACTTCTCGGCCAACGAAGCGATCGTCGAGGAAGAGAACGGTGAAGAGAAGAAGGAAGAACTTTCTTCCTGGGCCTTGGCCGGCACCATGGCAACCGCCTTCGGGTTCGGCATCGGGCTCTTCTTCTTTCTTCCCCTCTACCTGACCAAACTGCTGGTACCGGTGATCGGGGACAACAACATCGTTTTCAATCTGGTGGACGGCGTCATCCGGGTGGTGGTTTTTCTACTCTACATCTGGTCAATCTCCCGGATGAAGGATATCCGGCGGGTGTTTCAGTACCACGGTGCCGAGCACAAGACCATCTTCGCCTTTGAAAACGGCGCCGACCTGACCCTGGAGAGCGTCAAACGCTTCAGCCGACTGCACCCCCGCTGTGGCACCAGCTTCCTGCTGATCGTCATGCTGGTCAGTATCGCGGTCTTTTCCCTGATTCCCAAGGCTTGGCCCTTTGTCGCCAAGGCGTTGTCGCGCATCGTGCTGCTGCCACTGATCGCCGGCATCTCCTACGAATTTCTCAAATGGAGCGCCAGAAACGATCGGCACCCCCTGGTACGGATGGTCATCGCGCCGGGGCTGGCCCTGCAGCGGATGACCACCCGGGAACCGGACGACGACCAGATCGAGGTGGCGATCCGCTCCGTCAAGGAAGCCCTGGACGAGAACAATGGTTACAGCGACGACCGGATCGTGGTCTGAGAAGGATATCTACCCATGTTTGACAAGATCGAGGAGTTTGAAGTCAGGTTCCAGGAACTGGAATCGTTGCTGTCCGACCCGGCGGTGATCGCCAATCAGCCGGAGTTCCGCAAGCTCTCCCGGGAGCATGCCGACCTGGCCCCCCTGATCGAGGCCTACCGGCGTTACAAGAAGGTACTGGCGGAGCAGGAAGAAAACCGTGAGCTGCTGGCCGATCCGGACATGAGGGAGATGGCGGAGGAAGAGCTGGAGCGGCTCGCCGCCGAGCGGGACCAGCTTGAGGCCGACATCAAGCTGCTGCTTTTGCCCAGAGATCCCAACGACAGCAAAAACGTGGTGCTGGAGATCCGCGCCGGCACCGGCGGCGACGAGTCGGCCCTGTTTGCCGGCGACCTGTTCCGGATGTACTCACGCTTTGCCGAGAAGAACCGCTGGAAGGTGGATATGCTCTCCTGTTCCGAGTCGGAGCGGGGCGGTTTCAAGGAG
The window above is part of the Trichlorobacter ammonificans genome. Proteins encoded here:
- the glyS gene encoding glycine--tRNA ligase subunit beta, translating into MSRELLLEIGAEEIPAGFVPKALSAMEEMIRKELAAARLEFSGIRTLGTPRRLTLVVQGLPALQPDAEITAMGPSKKAAFDAEGKPTKAAEGFARGQGVTVAELQVVDTDKGEYLAVTKKESGRPTHELLAELLPRLIATIPFKKSMRWADLDVRFARPVHWIVALFDGSVIPFAFGPIQSGNISRGHRFMANQTFPVRDFAHYQEECERHFVIVDQERRKETIRRETHRAAKGTGGQLLPDEALLDEVTYLVEYPSAIVGTIPAEFLVVPKEVLITSMRSHQRYFSVVDEQGKLLPYFITIPNTVAEDPSVVVKGNERVLRARLSDARFFFEEDQKVKLATRVESLKSVIYQQKLGTSYEKMERFRRLAGSLARQLNPAVVGKVHEAAYLCKADLVSGMVGEFPEVQGIMGREYALLEGIDPEVANAIAEHYLPTQAGGDLPASDVGAFVSIADKLDSICGCFSVGLIPTGSADPYALRRAAIGIINIVLDRGYRFSLSAFVTEALQSLATRMTRKYEEVHGDIIEFFRGRFINLLAEQYPADVVDAAVAAGFDDLADVAARITALSTFRLRDDYQSLTAAFKRVCNIVKDGVDAPVLPDKFQDEAEHTLYKAFQEAKVKVDAETGKGAYLEALTEIAAIKWAIDGFFDAVMVMADDQDVRGNRLALLTAINRLFGKIADFSRLSA
- a CDS encoding DUF1385 domain-containing protein, with the protein product MEKINIGGQAVLEGVMMRAPRAMAIAVRRPSGEIVIKREAMPPLSERYPIVKLPILRGAVALFTSLVLGIKALNFSANEAIVEEENGEEKKEELSSWALAGTMATAFGFGIGLFFFLPLYLTKLLVPVIGDNNIVFNLVDGVIRVVVFLLYIWSISRMKDIRRVFQYHGAEHKTIFAFENGADLTLESVKRFSRLHPRCGTSFLLIVMLVSIAVFSLIPKAWPFVAKALSRIVLLPLIAGISYEFLKWSARNDRHPLVRMVIAPGLALQRMTTREPDDDQIEVAIRSVKEALDENNGYSDDRIVV
- the thyX gene encoding FAD-dependent thymidylate synthase, with the translated sequence MNIELLQFTPEPERTVALAARLCYSPSGMNELLERVSSDDITAFINKIMTMGHHSVLEHAAFTFGIEGISRVTSHQLVRHRLASYSQQSQRYVSHAERFDTVMPPSIAADGEAKRIFDFTVGVVHQAYKQLTEMGIAAEDARYLLPNATETKIIVTMNARELLHFFALRCCERAQWEIRAMAVGMLKLVKQVAPVIFRDAGPGCLAGPCPEGDFCCGRTSDVRKQFRSLI
- a CDS encoding bacteriohemerythrin gives rise to the protein MNFTARVVLGNAVVVVLTVILMTILAPMGALVALAVGIALLAGSSMVLWLLCQSAFKPLEKLVAAMEKAASGDLSAKVTPDGIGEIARLGTAFNAMMGDINRAMRQFFSVADLVRDSVALVGNTTASMTAAAEDVAMQAGTIATASEEMSATSSDIARNCLYAAENAHVASEQTTAGARIVSDSVKVMENIAQLVVSSSATVEALGSRSDQIGAIVGTIEDIADQTNLLALNAAIEAARAGEMGRGFAVVADEVRALAERTTKATKEISGMIKTIQAETQTAVSSMSAGVEQVKRGTESTTSSGEALEDILNKISELSLQISQVATAAEEQTATTSEITQNIQMITDVVQSNVDNARSTTVATQKLAEQVDELHKLVGRFRLSNALEWDSSFETGIRSIDEQHKVLFNMVNELHDAMQQKRSKEAIGQILNRLIDYTGSHFAHEENAFRTTGYPQEAGHKQLHAKLVNQVLELKGQFEGGQAVLTQSVIDFLQDWLTNHIKGEDKRYAPHLIKHGIK
- the hisH gene encoding imidazole glycerol phosphate synthase subunit HisH, with protein sequence MIAIIDYGMGNLRSVQKGFEKVGYEALVTADPARILAAERVVLPGVGAFRDCIRNLEQGGFVEPILQVIAEGRPFLGICLGLQLLFSESEEFGLHKGLEVIPGRVVRFPDGMTEGGEKLPVPHMGWNQLSFRQPSPLFDGIADGSDVYFVHSYYVQPDDPAVVAATCTYGREFCAAIRRDNLVATQFHPEKSQAVGLAMLKNFAEMKG
- the glyQ gene encoding glycine--tRNA ligase subunit alpha — encoded protein: MTFQDLILSLQGYWAKQGCVIQQPYDTEKGAGTFNPATFLRVLGPEPWNVAYVEPSRRPTDGRYGENPNRLQHYYQFQVIMKPSPTNILDLYLDSLRAFGINPSQHDIRFVEDDWESPTLGAWGLGWEVWLDGMEITQFTYFQQAGGIDLKPVAGEITYGCERIAMYLQGVDNVYDLEWVKGVKYGDIHHQTEVEFSTYNFEEANVALLLESFTNYEQECIRLAEKGLVFPAYDFVMKCSHTFNLLDARGAISVTERASYIGRVRNVAKLCAEAYVQQRERLGYPLLKGGN
- the rpmE gene encoding 50S ribosomal protein L31 yields the protein MKEGIHPAYNEITVKCACGNSFETRSTRKEIFTEICSACHPFFTGKQKLVDTAGRVERFKKRYGKA
- the rho gene encoding transcription termination factor Rho, producing the protein MNLQELKGKKISELNTIARDLNIEGASGLRKQDLIFAILNAQTEQNGSIYGEGVLEILQDGFGFLRATDYNYLPGPDDIYVSPSQIRRFNLRTGDTVAGQIRPPKEGERYFALLKVESLNYEPPEAARDKTLFDNLTPLYPEEKLKLETAPDNYGMRVMELVSPIGKGQRGLIVAPPRTGKTMLIQSIANSIAENHPEVYLIVLLIDERPEEVTDMQRSVKGEVVSSTFDEPATRHVQVAEMVIEKAKRLVEHKKDVVILLDSITRLARAYNTVLPPSGKILTGGVDANALQKPKRFFGAARNIEEGGSLTIIATALVDTGSKMDEVIFEEFKGTGNMEVHLDRRLVEKRTFPAIDINKSGTRKEELLIERSALNRIWILRKVLHPMNVVDSMEFLLDKLSETKTNQEFLDAMSKG